A region of the Myxococcus stipitatus DSM 14675 genome:
GTGTCCAGCCGCCGCGGCGGTGAGTTCGTCCAGGCTCGCGCCGAGGACGTGGACCTGATGGACGTGTCGCCGAACCAGCTGGTGTCGGTGGCCGCGTCGCTCATCCCGTTCCTCGAGAACGACGACGCGAACCGCGCCCTCATGGGCTCCAACATGCAGCGTCAGGCCGTGCCGCTCCTGCGCACTGCTTCGCCGCTGGTCGGCACGGGCATCGAGGCCATCGTCGCGCGCGACTCCGGCGTGACGTGTGTCGCTCGCCGTGACGGCACCGTGGAGAGCGTGGACGCCGGCCGCATCGTGGTGAAGGCGGACGTGCCGGCCTCGCTGAGCGACGTGTCGAGCGAGGTCGACATCTACAACCTGCTCAAGTACCAGCGCTCCAACCAGAACACCTGTCTCAACCAGAAGCCCATCATCAGCAAGGGCGACAAGGTGCGGAAGGGTGACGTCATCGCGGACGGTCCCGCGACGGAGACGGGCGAGCTGGCGCTGGGGCAGAACGTGGTCGTCGCGTTCATGCCGTGGCAGGGCTACAACTTCGAAGACTCCATCCTCATCAGCGAGCGCATCCTCAAGGACGACGTCTTCACGTCGATCCACATCGAGGAGTTCGAGTGCATCGCGCGCGACACCAAGCTGGGCAAGGAGGAGATCACCCGCGACATCCCGAACGTGGGTGAAGAGGCCCTCAAGGACCTGGACGAGAGCGGCATCATCCGCATCGGCGCCGAGGTGAAGCCCGGCGACGTGCTGGTGGGCAAGATCACCCCGAAGGGCGAGACCCAGCTGTCTCCCGAAGAGAAGCTCCTGCGAGCCATCTTCGGCGAGAAGGCCGGCGACGTGCGCGACAGCTCCCTGCGCGTGCCTCCGGGCGTGGTGGGCACCGTCATCAACGCCAAGGTGTTCAGCCGCAAGGGCGTGGAGAAGGACGAGCGCGCCAAGCAGATCGAGTCGATGGAGGAGGCGAAGCTCCTCAAGGACCAGAACGACGAGATCAAGGTCCTCCAGGACAGTGCCATCGGCCGCATCCGCGCGCTGGTCCGCGGCAAGGAGGTCCAGGGCAAGCTCGTGGACGACAAGGGGAAGATCCTCCTGAAGAAGGGGGACATCCTCGACGACGCGTTGCTGGCCACGGTGCCCTACAAGTACTGGGGTGAGATCTCCGTCGGCGACCCGCTGGATTCCCGCGTGCGCGACATCCTCCGCAACCTGGAGGAGACGAAGGAGGCCGTGAAGCTGGCCTTCGGCGAGAAGATCGCCCGCATCAAGAAGGGCGACGAGCTCCCTCCCGGCGTCATCAAGATGGTGAAGGTGTATGTCGCCATCAAGCGCAAGCTGGCCGTGGGCGACAAGATGGCCGGCCGCCACGGAAACAAGGGCGTCGTGTCCCGCATCCTCCCAGAGGAGGACATGCCGTACCTGGAGGATGGCCGTCCGGTGGACATCGTCCTCAACCCGCTCGGCGTTCCCAGCCGCATGAACATCGGGCAGATCCTCGAGACGCACCTGGGCTGGGCCGCCAAGGGCACCGGCGAGGCGCTGCAGCGCTACGTGGAGGACAACTGGAGCGCGGACGCCATCAAGGAGCGCCTCAAGGTCATCTACGGCGAGGACCCGGCGTTCAGCGCGTTCCTGGACAAGCTGGACGCGGAGGAGATCAAGCAGCTCTGCCGCCGCTCCAAGAAGGGCATCCACGTGGCGACGCCGGTGTTCGACGGCGCCCACGAGACGGAGATCCACTCGCTGCTCGACGAGGGCAAGCTGCCTCGCACGGGTCAGATGGTGCTCTTCGACGGCCGCACGGGTGAGCCGTTCGACCAGAACGTCACCGTGGGCGTGATGTACATGCTCAAGCTGCACCACCTGGTGGACGAGAAGATCCACGCCCGGTCCATTGGTCCCTACTCCCTGGTCACCCAGCAGCCGCTGGGCGGCAAGGCGCAGTTCGGCGGTCAGCGTCTGGGCGAGATGGAAGTCTGGGCGATGGAGGCCTACGGCGCGGCGTACACGCTGCAGGAGTTCCTCACCGTCAAGTCGGACGACGTGGTGGGCCGCACGCGCATGTACGAGGCCATCGTCAAGGGCGACAACGTCCTGGAGAGCGGCTTGCCCGAGTCGTTCAACGTGCTCCTCAAGGAACTCCAGTCGCTCGCGCTCGATGTCGAGCTGCTGGAGAGCGCTCCGCCTGAGCGGCAGCGCAGCTTCGGGGGCGACTTCCTGGGTGGCGGCGACGGCGAGGACCGGAAGACCGGGACCGAGGCCTGAGGTAGCCGGAGCGCCCGCCTGACCGGCCGCCCGCCACCCTCCAACGAGGGTGGGCGCGGCCGGGTCTGGGGCGGGGGCCCGAATCACTGGCGTTCCCCAAGGGGGACGCCTCACGAGATTTCGGAGGCAACGTGAAGGACATTTTCAACTTCTTCGAGAAGCCGAAGGACCCGTTGTCGTTCAACGCCATCCGCATCGCGCTGGCGTCGCCCGACAAGATTCGGCAGTGGTCGCACGGCGAGGTGAAGAAGCCGGAGACCATCAACTACCGCACGTTCAAGCCCGAGCGTGACGGCCTGTTCTGCGCCCGCATTTTCGGGCCTGTGAAGGACTACGAGTGCAACTGCGGCAAGTACAAGCGCATGAAGCACCGTGGCGTGGTGTGTGAGAAGTGCGGCGTGGAGGTCATCCAGTCGAAGGTCCGCCGTGAGCGCCTGGGTCACATCACCCTGGCGACGCCGGTGGCCCACATCTGGTTCCTGAAGTCGCTGCCGAGCCGTATCGGCAACCTGCTCGACATCACGCTCAAGGAGCTGGAGAAGGTCCTCTACTGCGAGAGCTACATCGTCCTCGACCCCAAGTCGACGCCGCTGCAGAAGGGCGAGCTCATCAGCGAGGAGAAGATGCACCGGCTCTACCAGGAGCACGGTGAGGACTCCTTCACCACGGGCATGGGCGGCGAGGCCGTCCGTGAGATGCTCAAGGCGCTGGACGTGGAGCGTCTGTCCGAGGACCTGCGCAAGGACATGCGCGAGACCACCAGCGAGGCGAAGCGGAAGAAGTACGCCAAGCGCCTGAAGGTGGCGGAGGCGTTCCGCGTCTCTGGCAACAAGCCCGAGTGGATGATGCTGGACGTGATTCCGGTGATTCCGCCGGACCTGCGCCCGCTGGTTCCGCTCGACGGCGGCCGCTTCGCGACGTCCGACCTGAACGACCTGTACCGCCGCGTCATCAACCGCAACAACCGTCTGAAGCGCCTGCAGGAGCTCAACGCTCCGGACATCATCATCCGCAACGAGAAGCGGATGCTGCAGGAGGCCGTGGACGCGCTGTTCGACAACGGCCGCCGCGGGAAGACCATCACCGGCCCGAACAAGCGGCCGCTCAAGTCGCTGTCCGACATGCTCAAGGGCAAGCAGGGCCGGTTCCGCCAGAACCTGCTCGGCAAGCGCGTGGACTACTCGGGCCGCTCCGTCATCGTCGTCGGTCCCGAGCTGCGCCTGCACCAGTGCGGCCTGCCGAAGATCATGGCGCTCGAGCTGTTCAAGCCGTTCATCTACAACAAGCTCGAGGAGAAGGGGTACGTCACCACCATCAAGTCGGCGAAGAAGATGGTGGAGAAGGAGCGTCCCGAGGTCTGGGACATCCTCGAGGACGTCATCCGCGAGCACCCGGTGCTCCTCAACCGCGCGCCCACGCTGCACCGTCTGGGCATGCAGGCCTTCGAGCCCGTGCTGATTGAAGGCAAGGCCATCCAGCTCCACCCGCTGGTGTGCGCCGCCTTCAACGCCGACTTCGACGGCGACCAGATGGCCGTGCATGTGCCGCTCTCCATCGAAGCCCAGATGGAAGCCCGCGTGCTGATGATGTCGACGAACAACATCCTCAGCCCCGCGAACGGCAAGCCCATCATCGTCCCGACGCAGGACATGGTGCTCGGCATCTACTACATGACGCGCGCCCGCGAGTTCGCCAACGGCGAGGGTCGCGTGTTCAGCTCGCCCGACGAAGTGCGCGCCGCGCACGACCACGGCGAGGTGCACCTGCAGGCGAAGGTGGTCTGCCGCATCGACGGCAAGCGCAAGGAGACCACCGTCGGCCGCGTCCTCCTGTGGGAAGTGGTTCCGCGCCGCGTGGGCTTCGACGCCATCAACAAGGTGCTGGACAAGAAGTCGCTCGGTGGCCTCATCGACCTCTGCTACCGCCTCACGGGCGAGAAGGAGACGGTGCTGCTCGCGGACCGCATCCGCAGCCTGGGCTACTTCAACGCGACCCGCGCCGGTATCTCCATCGCGCTCAAGGACATGATCATCCCTGCGAAGAAGCAGGAGTTCCTGGACTACGCGCGCAAGGAAGTGGCGGAGATCGAGAACCAGTACCTCGAGGGTCTCATCACCGACGGCGAGCGCTACAACAAGGTCATCGACATCTGGGCGGAGGTCACCGAGAAGGTTGCCCAGGAGATGATGCAGCAGATCTCCCAGGAAGAGGCCTCTGGGGACAAGGACGGCAAGCGCGAGTCGCGCAAGCAGCCCTCGTTCAACCCCATCTACATCATGGCCGACTCCGGAGCGCGTGGTAGCGCCCAGCAGATCCGTCAGCTGGCCGGTATGCGCGGCCTGATGGCGAAGCCGTCCGGCGAAATCATCGAGACGCCCATCACCGCGAACTTCCGCGAGGGCCTCTCCGTGCTGCAGTACTTCATCTCCACGCACGGCGCTCGTAAGGGTCTGGCGGACACGGCGCTCAAGACGGCCAACTCCGGTTACCTCACCCGCCGTCTCGTCGACGTGGCGCAGGA
Encoded here:
- the rpoB gene encoding DNA-directed RNA polymerase subunit beta, whose translation is MPTQIQNNFRVRKTFAKIAKIIDIPNLINIQKQSYEKFLQADIAPEKREDIGLQGVFNSVFPIRDFNETSSLEFVSYHLEKPKYDVDECHQRGMTYSAPIKVVVRLVVWDKDEETGAQSIRDVKEQEVYFGEIPLMTQNGTFIINGTERVVVSQLHRSPGAFFDHDKGKSHSSGKLLYNARIIPYRGSWIDFEFDHKDLLYVRIDRRRKLPATVLIRALGAVSDTAKKNPLEFKGSTEEILNYYYATETIYLQSAADFEKSVELELLPGQRATRDIKTKTGELIVKKNRKFTRAAIKKLEAAKMKTLPIDADELFTKVSAYDVVDENTGEVILECNEEVSQDKVDELLKRNIKEFKVLFIDNLNVGPYLRETLMLDKLETPEQSIMEIYRRLRPGDPPTPETAINLFTNLFFNPERYDLSKVGRLKLNFKFGLEEPLDGQILTKRDILEVIRYLIDLKNGKGTIDDIDHLGNRRVRAVGELLENQYRIGLVRMERAIKERMSLQEIETLMPHDLINAKPVTAVIKEFFGSSQLSQFMDQTNPLSEVTHKRRLSALGPGGLTRERAGFEVRDVHPTHYGRICPIETPEGPNIGLIASLSTYARVNEFGFVETPYRKVDAGIVTTDVAFYSALEEEKHTIAQANAETDKKGKFVNALVSSRRGGEFVQARAEDVDLMDVSPNQLVSVAASLIPFLENDDANRALMGSNMQRQAVPLLRTASPLVGTGIEAIVARDSGVTCVARRDGTVESVDAGRIVVKADVPASLSDVSSEVDIYNLLKYQRSNQNTCLNQKPIISKGDKVRKGDVIADGPATETGELALGQNVVVAFMPWQGYNFEDSILISERILKDDVFTSIHIEEFECIARDTKLGKEEITRDIPNVGEEALKDLDESGIIRIGAEVKPGDVLVGKITPKGETQLSPEEKLLRAIFGEKAGDVRDSSLRVPPGVVGTVINAKVFSRKGVEKDERAKQIESMEEAKLLKDQNDEIKVLQDSAIGRIRALVRGKEVQGKLVDDKGKILLKKGDILDDALLATVPYKYWGEISVGDPLDSRVRDILRNLEETKEAVKLAFGEKIARIKKGDELPPGVIKMVKVYVAIKRKLAVGDKMAGRHGNKGVVSRILPEEDMPYLEDGRPVDIVLNPLGVPSRMNIGQILETHLGWAAKGTGEALQRYVEDNWSADAIKERLKVIYGEDPAFSAFLDKLDAEEIKQLCRRSKKGIHVATPVFDGAHETEIHSLLDEGKLPRTGQMVLFDGRTGEPFDQNVTVGVMYMLKLHHLVDEKIHARSIGPYSLVTQQPLGGKAQFGGQRLGEMEVWAMEAYGAAYTLQEFLTVKSDDVVGRTRMYEAIVKGDNVLESGLPESFNVLLKELQSLALDVELLESAPPERQRSFGGDFLGGGDGEDRKTGTEA
- the rpoC gene encoding DNA-directed RNA polymerase subunit beta', encoding MKDIFNFFEKPKDPLSFNAIRIALASPDKIRQWSHGEVKKPETINYRTFKPERDGLFCARIFGPVKDYECNCGKYKRMKHRGVVCEKCGVEVIQSKVRRERLGHITLATPVAHIWFLKSLPSRIGNLLDITLKELEKVLYCESYIVLDPKSTPLQKGELISEEKMHRLYQEHGEDSFTTGMGGEAVREMLKALDVERLSEDLRKDMRETTSEAKRKKYAKRLKVAEAFRVSGNKPEWMMLDVIPVIPPDLRPLVPLDGGRFATSDLNDLYRRVINRNNRLKRLQELNAPDIIIRNEKRMLQEAVDALFDNGRRGKTITGPNKRPLKSLSDMLKGKQGRFRQNLLGKRVDYSGRSVIVVGPELRLHQCGLPKIMALELFKPFIYNKLEEKGYVTTIKSAKKMVEKERPEVWDILEDVIREHPVLLNRAPTLHRLGMQAFEPVLIEGKAIQLHPLVCAAFNADFDGDQMAVHVPLSIEAQMEARVLMMSTNNILSPANGKPIIVPTQDMVLGIYYMTRAREFANGEGRVFSSPDEVRAAHDHGEVHLQAKVVCRIDGKRKETTVGRVLLWEVVPRRVGFDAINKVLDKKSLGGLIDLCYRLTGEKETVLLADRIRSLGYFNATRAGISIALKDMIIPAKKQEFLDYARKEVAEIENQYLEGLITDGERYNKVIDIWAEVTEKVAQEMMQQISQEEASGDKDGKRESRKQPSFNPIYIMADSGARGSAQQIRQLAGMRGLMAKPSGEIIETPITANFREGLSVLQYFISTHGARKGLADTALKTANSGYLTRRLVDVAQDAIINEYDCGTMDGLFIGALVEGGEIIEPLGERILGRVALDDILDPVTGEVLVRANEEIDEDRVRRIENSGLDKVKIRSVLTCQAKRGICVECYGRDLARGRKVSVGEAVGVIAAQSIGEPGTQLTMRTFHIGGAATRRAEQSSLENRYAGRVKFAGLITVQKMDGTLVAMNRNGELVVVDDSGRERERYQVIYGARILVKEGQRIEPGTLVAEWDPFAIPLLTEVGGVVRYEDIIEGVTMSETLDEVTGLSRKTIIESKDPEARPRVSIRDAQGNTKDLPSSRNPASYFLPQGSIITVNDGDEIHPGEVIAKVPRETTKTKDITGGLPRVAELFEARKPKDAAAIAEIDGVVSFGKDTKGKRKLIITPEVNGEQRTDLAKEYLISKGKNISVHSGDRVKAGEAMMDGAANPHDILKVLGEKELARYLVDEVQEVYRLQGVKINDKHIETIVRQMLRRVRVTDVGDTNFLVDEQVEKWVFEEENEKIMAEGKRPAVGEPLLLGITKASLSTESFISASSFQETTKVLTEAAINGKVDYLRGLKENVIMGRLIPAGTGLPNYKHLDIEVESPTDEVNEMEAALAGAHGDSGPLSGASRSEGTQSTGAA